A stretch of DNA from Candidatus Hydrogenedentota bacterium:
ACGGCCACCTTGCCAGCCTGCAGTTTGCGGCCCTGAACCATCCGCCACGTCATGGGCATATTCAGTTCCACGCTGTCGCCGGCGTCCCAGCGACGTTGAATCGTGCAGCACGTGCCGCGGAGAATGGATTCAGCCAGAGGCTTGCCATTGACGGAGACGGTTGCCGACGCGCACCAACGCGGAATGCGTAGTCTTAACGGCAGGTCGGCCGCGCGCGACGGGTCAACCCGGATGACGACTTTGCCCGAGTTGGGAAAGTCCGTTTCCTGCCGCACCTGCACGTACAGATCGTCGGCAAGCGATATGTTCGCGCTCGACGGGGCGTAGAGATTCACCAGCACGCCGCCATCGGCAGAGCGGTAGTAGACCATTTCAGGGAGTTCCGCCACGATCCGCCGCCAATTATTGGGGCAACAATACGTATCCTGGTCAAAATACTTGCGCGGGCCGTCGATCGCAGTGTAGTAGCGCAAGAGACGTCCGTCGGGCGATTGGGCGGCGAAGAGCGCGTTGTAAATCGTGCGCTCCATGATCTCGGCGCTGAGCGTTTCGTCCTGCAACTGCAACAAATGGTGCGTCAAACGGACCAGATAGGCTGTCGCGCAAGCCTCACCTATGTCGCCCTGAGTCTCTTGATCATTGCGAAAACGTTCCGTCAGGCCGCACGTGCCAGTGATTGTCAAGCCGTCGTTTTGGGTCAGATAGTTGATGAGGCGGCGGCTTTGGCCGAGAAGCTTCTCGTCCGGCTGCTCTCGATACAAGTCCAACTGCGCCAGGCACCGATTCATGAATGTGTAGGCATGGCCTTCCCCACTGCTGTATTGGCCCGCGTTCACCAGATCGATCGGCAAATCCCAGCGTCGCAGCCCATCGCGTTCCAGGATGTAATCGCGGTATTGGGGGTTGCCGGCGGCCGCGCTCAGCAAGATGAAAGCTCGTTCGACGTCGATGGTGCATACCAATTTCGGATCCCGGGCCGCAACCGCGGTCTCGTAGTTCTTCACAACGTAGTCGGCCAGTCTTTGGGCGGCCTCAAGCGACGCCCGGTCGTGAAAACGCCGATAGTCGTCGACCAAGCCGTGGATAACGTAGGCAATCTCATGCTCGTCGAAAATGTCGCGAAGGCGAGAACCGGCCGGAAACGTGCCGATGTAGCCGTCGTCCAGTTGAGTGCTGAGGAGATCTTTGATCAAATGATCCTTCAGCTCAATGACCTTAGGCTCCCGTGTGTAATAGGCGAAATTCACCGTGGCGTCGAGCAGTTTGCCAAGCCCGATGTAAGCAAACAACCGACTTTGCTTCTCGTGAAATGGTTTGAGAAAGTCGTTGTCGATATTCAGGGCAAAGAGATTCTTATGGACTGTGAGATCGATGCGCCGGCCCATTTCGCCGCCCAAACTGACCTGCGCGGGATCAATCGAAGCATACGGCCCTGCGTTTTTGGGCAAATCGGCAGCGAACGTCATGGATGTTCCGGCGGCTGCCGCTAGAATGAGAACACGTAAGGTGCGCACAGGGTGTTTTCCTCGATTTCAATGAAATTCATACCTGACGAATGCCAGATCCAAGATTTAGCACGCGGGTGCTCCTGATTGCCAGCTATCAGGACAGCTCTGCTGCGGGAATCTGTGGAACATTGCTGCCTCTTCCCGCACGTCTTTATTGGAATGGCCAAGGCTTGATCTCACACTTCAAAGTTATACCAGAACACGAATCAGGCCACCCATCGCCGGAGAACATTGAGGAGGCAAAGGGTTCCGAGTTCGGCTCTTTGCGTACGATATCAACTCGTTTCGATTGGTGCAACGAAGTGGAGGCCGAGAGGCCGAAGCGAATTGGCATGGGCATGGAGAGGGCTCTATCTTTCCCGGAAACTCGTTCGGCCCGATTTATCCGGTGCGCCGGGTGGAATCTCATGGTGAGGATATACCAGAGCCGAGGCTGGTGGTCCAAGAATCGCGTGGCGTCTTGCTGCACCTTCTTCAGGCCAATACACCTTTGGTAGCGACTCGTGACTTTCTTGGACATACAGACATCAAACCGGCGGTGAGATATACGGGCTATTGACACACAAAACACCCTTCTCTAGAGTTGCGTCATGCGCGTCTCTCATATGCAGGTGAAAAAAGGGGATGCGTCTTCGCGTGTCCTGGTTCTGGAGGGATGCAAAAATGCGTGACTTCCTCGGCCGTCCTTGCTGGATACTTGTCTTGTTCACACTGCTTATCGCCGCCATGGTGCTCGGTTGTCCGTTGGCCGATGACGATGATGGCCAAGGCAGCGGCCATGAGGAGACCATTATGCTCCCGGGTGACGTGCCGCTGGTAATGGTGTGGATCCCGGCGGGGACCTTCATGATGGGTCGCTACTCGGGCGAGCAGGACAGTGACTCGACTGAAGACCCACAGCATCATGTCACGCTGAGCCAGGGGTTCTGGATGGGGAAATACGAGCTGAC
This window harbors:
- a CDS encoding glycoside hydrolase family 127 protein, with the protein product MRTLRVLILAAAAGTSMTFAADLPKNAGPYASIDPAQVSLGGEMGRRIDLTVHKNLFALNIDNDFLKPFHEKQSRLFAYIGLGKLLDATVNFAYYTREPKVIELKDHLIKDLLSTQLDDGYIGTFPAGSRLRDIFDEHEIAYVIHGLVDDYRRFHDRASLEAAQRLADYVVKNYETAVAARDPKLVCTIDVERAFILLSAAAGNPQYRDYILERDGLRRWDLPIDLVNAGQYSSGEGHAYTFMNRCLAQLDLYREQPDEKLLGQSRRLINYLTQNDGLTITGTCGLTERFRNDQETQGDIGEACATAYLVRLTHHLLQLQDETLSAEIMERTIYNALFAAQSPDGRLLRYYTAIDGPRKYFDQDTYCCPNNWRRIVAELPEMVYYRSADGGVLVNLYAPSSANISLADDLYVQVRQETDFPNSGKVVIRVDPSRAADLPLRLRIPRWCASATVSVNGKPLAESILRGTCCTIQRRWDAGDSVELNMPMTWRMVQGRKLQAGKVAVMRGPVVFCLSRVRNPGLENMDLRQLKLEPASLAEPVADSTIRPNGIACRVRAWGPNSDPAAPPDLCLLLTEFPDPTGEATYFLTARPEVTVPDELCVP